In Deinococcus roseus, the following are encoded in one genomic region:
- a CDS encoding CPBP family intramembrane glutamic endopeptidase — MTPHEQLIAKYVMVSIPILVLVYGILSPKVKDVELNHITASLFAFLMPVAYWNYLPTPKLLQLMLVYVPFFLASTLLILHSPVKRMPLDGRPLLDRILTQLCRIINEEALFRGLMFALPAVWLPEVPWYWIALPQALLFAIIHYIPVRSVLKGQIDPFMPFFAAFAFPLFSSMMFAYLVQATHGILLAVVIHWLTNVVIELMFQRLGYCVVFELGLGNQKGYQEVTAPSVT; from the coding sequence ATGACCCCACACGAGCAATTGATTGCCAAATACGTGATGGTCAGCATTCCCATCCTGGTGCTGGTGTACGGCATCCTCTCGCCCAAAGTGAAGGATGTGGAACTGAACCACATCACAGCGTCCCTCTTCGCCTTCCTGATGCCCGTCGCTTACTGGAATTACCTTCCAACCCCCAAACTGTTGCAACTGATGCTGGTGTACGTGCCTTTTTTTCTGGCCTCCACCCTGTTGATCCTGCACAGTCCGGTCAAACGCATGCCTCTGGATGGACGGCCCCTGCTGGACCGCATCCTGACCCAGCTTTGCCGCATCATCAACGAAGAGGCCCTGTTCCGGGGGCTGATGTTTGCTTTGCCTGCAGTCTGGTTGCCAGAGGTTCCCTGGTACTGGATTGCTCTGCCTCAGGCGCTGCTGTTTGCCATCATCCATTACATCCCGGTCAGAAGTGTCCTGAAAGGCCAGATTGATCCTTTCATGCCGTTCTTTGCTGCCTTTGCTTTTCCGCTTTTCAGCAGCATGATGTTCGCCTATCTGGTGCAGGCCACCCATGGCATTTTGCTGGCTGTGGTCATTCACTGGCTCACCAATGTGGTGATCGAACTGATGTTCCAGCGATTGGGCTACTGCGTGGTCTTTGAATTGGGGCTGGGCAACCAGAAAGGTTACCAGGAGGTTACCGCACCATCGGTGACCTGA
- a CDS encoding ABC transporter ATP-binding protein: protein MHDALKVEGLKKTYGDREILKGLDFRLPQGAMGLYLGPNGAGKTSTFRLLSGLERPDAGAIQVFGQPRSDLSKRLIGVTLEEPRFYPWLTGKETLEIVGHYRQVENPRKWAVQALERVGLAHAMNRPSKGYSLGMRQRLYLASQLFPEVKLLLLDEPTNGLDLEGREQLWAVLKTLTGEGVSMLVSTHQVLEAERYAEHLVVIHAGQIAYQGSYAQLAASRRLVVEVDDPERARNILGLHGLQTAAARDSRAVVVDVNIKDSRQVQGILEQQNLTVLSSRPEDLEELYWRIKDADSRVA, encoded by the coding sequence ATGCATGACGCTTTAAAAGTGGAAGGTTTGAAGAAAACGTACGGAGACAGAGAGATTCTCAAAGGCCTGGATTTCAGGTTGCCCCAGGGGGCAATGGGCCTGTACCTGGGTCCTAACGGAGCAGGGAAGACCAGCACCTTCAGGCTTCTGTCCGGTCTGGAAAGACCCGATGCCGGAGCCATTCAGGTGTTCGGGCAGCCCAGAAGCGACCTCAGCAAACGCCTGATCGGGGTGACGCTGGAAGAACCCCGTTTCTATCCCTGGCTGACCGGAAAAGAAACCCTGGAGATTGTGGGGCACTACCGTCAGGTGGAGAACCCCAGGAAGTGGGCGGTGCAGGCCCTGGAACGGGTGGGACTGGCCCATGCCATGAACCGGCCCTCAAAAGGGTACTCGCTGGGAATGCGCCAGCGGCTGTATCTGGCCTCTCAGCTCTTTCCAGAAGTGAAATTGCTTTTGCTGGACGAGCCGACCAACGGGCTGGACCTTGAAGGCCGCGAGCAGCTCTGGGCGGTCCTGAAGACCCTCACAGGTGAAGGGGTGTCCATGCTGGTGTCCACGCACCAGGTGCTGGAAGCCGAACGTTACGCCGAACATCTGGTGGTCATTCATGCCGGGCAGATCGCGTACCAGGGGTCTTACGCCCAGCTGGCTGCCAGCCGCCGTCTGGTGGTCGAGGTGGACGATCCCGAGCGTGCCCGCAACATCCTGGGCCTGCATGGCCTGCAAACCGCTGCTGCACGGGACAGCCGCGCTGTGGTGGTGGATGTGAACATCAAAGACAGCCGTCAGGTGCAGGGCATCCTGGAACAGCAGAACCTGACCGTGCTGAGCAGCCGTCCCGAAGACCTGGAAGAACTGTACTGGAGGATCAAAGATGCTGACAGCCGAGTTGCTTAA
- a CDS encoding ABC transporter ATP-binding protein, with protein sequence MVLTNDPEIVAEARKMSRTDLAVSVQNVACSYRPLMGKHQPVLKDVSLHVVPGAICGVVGANGAGKTTFLRMLAGLIRPERGELKVLGLNPCRDRAALMGRTGVLLSGKRNFPDRWTVREVLEYSALLYRGRRGISEVADTFLLSDKLEKQVTELSLGNRQRLSLASIFVHDPELALLDEPTLGLDSESIDRMLAYLSARSREGKTTLVTSHDHGVLGRMVTEVVLLRQGILVPYREEEHRQGWIRLMLDRAPDMGMPAEVLMDGASLRLPNRVRLLAEVFERLGADGVNIVDVRRENQLESLMKKEEAGHAAGF encoded by the coding sequence ATGGTGCTGACCAATGATCCAGAAATTGTTGCTGAGGCCCGCAAGATGTCCCGCACGGACCTTGCTGTATCGGTCCAGAATGTGGCCTGCAGTTACCGACCCCTGATGGGCAAACACCAGCCGGTGCTCAAGGATGTGTCTCTGCACGTGGTGCCTGGGGCAATCTGTGGGGTGGTGGGAGCGAACGGTGCAGGCAAGACCACGTTTTTGCGCATGCTGGCCGGTTTGATTCGCCCGGAGCGTGGAGAATTGAAAGTGCTGGGTCTGAACCCTTGCAGGGACCGGGCGGCTTTGATGGGCCGGACCGGGGTGCTGCTCAGTGGGAAACGCAATTTCCCGGACCGCTGGACGGTCAGAGAGGTGCTGGAATACAGCGCGCTGCTGTACCGGGGCCGCAGAGGCATTTCGGAAGTTGCAGATACTTTCTTGCTGTCTGACAAGCTGGAAAAGCAGGTGACGGAGCTTTCCCTGGGGAACCGCCAGCGGCTTTCCCTGGCGTCCATTTTTGTGCATGACCCGGAGTTGGCCCTGCTGGATGAACCCACCCTGGGTCTGGATTCGGAGAGCATTGACCGCATGCTGGCTTACCTGTCAGCGCGTTCCAGAGAAGGCAAAACCACCCTGGTGACCTCGCATGATCACGGGGTGCTGGGCCGGATGGTCACCGAAGTGGTGCTGCTCAGGCAGGGCATTCTGGTCCCTTACCGTGAGGAGGAGCACCGCCAGGGCTGGATCAGACTCATGCTGGACCGTGCCCCGGATATGGGCATGCCTGCAGAGGTGCTCATGGATGGGGCTTCTTTGCGCCTGCCCAACCGGGTGCGCCTGCTCGCAGAGGTGTTCGAGCGCCTGGGGGCAGATGGCGTGAACATCGTTGATGTGCGCCGGGAAAACCAGCTGGAGTCCCTGATGAAAAAAGAGGAGGCCGGGCATGCTGCAGGGTTTTAG
- a CDS encoding ABC transporter permease, which translates to MLTAELLKLKRNPMGLGLAVAGLALPVLVFAANQMNPSMQVKANGEAYLLPAHAVLALLTPYLLALETQQATAKWILTTPTSALKVLFEKIAVILLLVVLSLGVSFALGNLPESGAAFGAGLAGVVSSLGTLVLLSALTRNFALVLVVGFAWMQIIPRMVLALPENLQPVLAAGLPGMGITHFSGDSEHQWIRIAMTALIWALALTLWKKRGITL; encoded by the coding sequence ATGCTGACAGCCGAGTTGCTTAAACTGAAACGCAATCCCATGGGCCTGGGTCTGGCCGTGGCAGGTCTGGCCCTTCCGGTGCTGGTGTTCGCAGCCAACCAGATGAACCCCAGCATGCAGGTGAAAGCCAACGGGGAAGCATACCTGCTTCCTGCCCATGCGGTGCTGGCCCTGCTCACCCCTTATTTGCTGGCCCTGGAAACACAGCAGGCCACCGCCAAGTGGATCCTCACCACGCCCACCTCTGCCTTAAAAGTGCTCTTTGAAAAGATTGCGGTGATTTTGCTGCTGGTGGTGCTCAGCCTGGGCGTGTCTTTCGCCCTGGGGAACCTGCCGGAAAGTGGCGCAGCCTTTGGTGCAGGACTGGCCGGAGTGGTCAGCAGCCTGGGAACGCTTGTGCTGCTGTCTGCCCTGACCCGCAATTTTGCACTGGTGCTGGTGGTGGGCTTTGCCTGGATGCAGATCATCCCGCGCATGGTGCTGGCCCTTCCCGAAAACCTGCAACCTGTGCTGGCCGCTGGCCTCCCTGGGATGGGCATCACCCACTTCTCTGGAGACAGTGAGCACCAGTGGATCCGCATTGCCATGACTGCCCTGATCTGGGCTCTGGCCCTCACCCTCTGGAAGAAGCGGGGCATCACGTTATGA
- a CDS encoding CobW family GTP-binding protein yields the protein MRVVRNRIPVTVIGGFLGAGKTTLVNHLIRQNPYKLGVIVNEFGSLGVDGALIENLPDEDLAELTAGCLCCSGRNDLIEALVKLVSRPQRPEYVLIELSGLADPVPVMQTLLDPQVRALFELDGLVTVLDARNFYATLEQNPEMALQLAYASSIVINKSDLADQELLDLVQDTSSKLAPLAKVIRTHHSEVASDQVLNQKHFSADLKEDVLETTHQHTAGVKSFVLKHIEPLDMIRWHYFLQKFILERPGHVLRVKGFLAFKDIPEEVLFQAVRDIFSAEALTDPHDNTSHLVVIGRDLDRDLYQAAFQECSGEPTTA from the coding sequence ATGAGAGTTGTGCGCAACCGCATTCCCGTGACCGTGATCGGAGGTTTCCTGGGGGCCGGAAAAACCACCCTGGTCAACCACCTGATCCGCCAGAACCCCTACAAGCTGGGCGTGATCGTCAATGAATTTGGTTCCCTGGGGGTGGATGGTGCCCTGATCGAGAACCTTCCCGATGAAGACCTCGCCGAACTGACGGCAGGCTGCCTGTGCTGCTCGGGAAGGAACGATTTGATTGAGGCCCTGGTCAAGCTGGTCTCCAGACCCCAGCGCCCCGAGTATGTCCTGATTGAGCTTTCCGGGCTTGCAGATCCTGTTCCTGTGATGCAGACCTTGTTGGACCCCCAGGTGCGGGCGCTTTTTGAACTGGATGGTCTGGTGACCGTGCTGGACGCCCGCAATTTTTACGCCACCCTGGAGCAGAACCCCGAGATGGCCCTGCAACTGGCCTACGCCAGCAGCATCGTGATCAACAAATCGGACCTTGCAGACCAGGAATTGCTGGACCTTGTGCAGGACACCTCCAGCAAACTGGCTCCGCTGGCCAAAGTGATCCGCACCCACCACAGCGAGGTGGCCTCCGATCAGGTGCTGAACCAGAAACACTTTTCTGCAGACCTCAAAGAGGATGTGCTGGAAACCACCCACCAGCACACTGCGGGCGTCAAAAGTTTTGTCCTCAAGCACATTGAGCCCCTGGACATGATCCGCTGGCATTACTTCCTGCAGAAATTCATTCTGGAGCGCCCCGGTCATGTGCTGAGGGTCAAGGGTTTTCTGGCCTTCAAAGACATCCCAGAAGAGGTGCTGTTTCAGGCGGTGCGGGACATCTTCAGCGCGGAGGCCCTCACCGACCCCCACGACAACACCTCGCATCTGGTGGTGATTGGTCGGGACCTGGACCGCGACCTGTATCAGGCGGCTTTCCAGGAATGCTCGGGGGAACCCACCACTGCCTGA